Genomic window (Vigna radiata var. radiata cultivar VC1973A chromosome 1, Vradiata_ver6, whole genome shotgun sequence):
aacatcaggaatCGATAAGGAGGGTGAGAGAGATATAGTACCTATACCTTCTATAGGAGATGAGACTTcattggcattaataataacagttttagaacaattagaggaaaaattagtaaatatatgaggatcacaagtcatatgatcagtaacacctgaatcaattatccaatcactacccttagtaacaacaTAAAGATTAAGAGCAGAGTTAGATATACCTGACTTGGTTACAAATCCGAcagcagtagaaatataactcttggaagcagcggaagttgcagaatcatgtttctccaattgattgtcatcggaagaagccatcagaaatattcaatgaaaaaaagcattgattcctatattgtagaggatatcaatgtttggctcttgataccataataaaaggtttaaagaatagttctgatgtattatttcaaagaatagagtaccatatatatatacatacaaggattctataattcttcatctattaaaggaatgacaggtgcacaaatctgcacaaattataataatatctaaattataactaacataatatttgattgcctaatatccattaatagaatatttagcatatcttaacaaTTTGGTTTTCAGTGAATATCTATCTACTCAGTGACCCGACACCTTCAGTTAAAGATGTAAATGACGAGAAGCCACTATTTCTAGTCGTACCCATATTAAATGCAATGTTTGCAAAAAAGGTGAGTTAACATTGCGTGTGCTAAAGTTGTAAAATTTATGTTGTGTTACATGTGGTTACTATGCATGTGTTTGTGTTTTGCTTCATGTGCGTTTTTTGCATGTTGCTTTACTAATGTTTTGGTGCATGTGCTTTCTGTGTGCTAGAAAATGCAAGAGGAGAGAAGCTGTATGTGTGCTAGAAATAGAGAATGCAAGAGGAGAGGAAGAGTGAAGtgagaatgaagaaaaaaaatgagatccGAGAGAAAGATGTGTGCCCAGAATTTTGCACTTACATACCGAAAAAGTTGTTTTCAAAGGAATCTTTGactattcctttttttttcattttttaaaatattaaatagttttaaataagaGTAATTTGagaattgtttaaaaatttgaaggTTCAGAATAAAGAGGTTGAAGGTGGAGGGTgaaatttgtgatttttattcGGTTAGGGATACTTTTGAAAAGGGAGCTTGGTTCAATGTAACAAAAGGTTTAGGTGTgcaaaaaccaaattataataagGAACAAAGTTTTGAGGTTATTGATGCTAAATTTGTGAGATCTCCGACAGGTTGACCCCGCATATTACGATTcaataaattctataaaattgtatatattaattagcCAAAATATAAGATAGACTATTTTCTGAATTATTTGACATTCATAGAATTTAAGCTATACAAATgagaataattgaatttttcttggattgtaataaaatcaaatatttttattttgaattgtaaacCTTGTAAATTTAGCGTTTGATAAAAATCTTGATAGATGCTCcgatattacatttttttaaaattgaatttttcagCGTGATAATCTTGTTTCCAAAGTTTATCAAAGTTGTTCTGTGATCCTAGGATGAGTTTTTCGAATTAAGGATAAACAGTACTATTCATTTTAGATGGAAAAATATcaatacttataaaaatatttccataaatataatttatatttaagattgTTGATAAAAAACAGTTATAATATCATGATATTGCTTCAATGCAACTTTGGGAGACAACTTGTTTCTATCTTGAACACTGAGAAATTAAACTAAGTCGTAAATAAAATCACCTAAAGCAAAACTCTCTGATTTTgcgaaaattaattttcataatcgttcaaattaaaaaattcaaatgttaCTACTGTTCCAGAATTTAACTTCTGAAATCACTGTCATTCATCCAAACATGGCGTGACAAACAAGTCAATCCTTGATACTGGAAGCATGTTTCTGATTTGAACTTCTTAaccaaaatttcaataaaatttagacaACCAAATtacagaggaaaaaaaaataatagcaataatattttaatgagaATAATATGAAAcctaaagaaaccaaacaaactATGATGCTCTAAAGATGATGCTAAACTTTGCCGTGTCTTGAAACATTATTTGTGGTCACTTTCCATTCCTTTGGATTACACTTTCCTAACCTGGATATTGTGCGTGGATTGGAACCTCCATATGGGTTGCCTACCACTTTGTACAAGTGCTACTTCTTCTCCTTCCTTCACCATTCCTTGCTTCTGCACATCCAAACCATGCCAATGTGATCattaacaaaaaacaaaagaccATGTAACATGATCAAGTAATAGAAGAATCTCTTCACTAGATAGCATCTCCTAAACAAGATTCAGTAATCCTCTCCAAAGTATGTTCTATAAGTTAATGAATATCATATTACAGCCACGTGTAAGCTACTGATTCATACATCAAAATTAGATTCAATAAAGTTAGACACAACATTCATAAGGGTCCTTTTTACTTTGATAGGAAAGTGCATAGGAATTGGAAAGCCAATTGTCCATAATCCCACTCATTTAGTGGCACAGCACAAAAACATGTTTGTCATAATCAagatttgttaaaagaaatagcAGACATTTCCAATGGTTTGTTCCATGTGAAGCATTGGCATACAACAAGGGACATGAGATTCAAACAATAGTGATTAAGTACTCCATGCATGAATAGCCTAAAAGCATAAATCTTGAATGTAAAAAGCTACTACCCTGAAGGTATTGAGGCTGGAAAACCATATGGGGATTTTCAAATCAGTTCAAACAAACATTAACCATGTTACTTGGTACAAGTAATTTGAATCCAAGAGTACTAAATTATTGTGCATGTCCTCCAAATATTTACCAGCAGAAGGTCCAAGGCTCTTTTGAAGGTTGCTTCAGAATCGTCACAGAATTCCATGTATACGGGACAGACTCCTTGATACAAAGCAAGCCTCTGCTGCACCCTCTTCCTGCATGAACAACAAGATTAGGTTGATAATATATTAGTCATCAGTCATGgcataaaaatagataaaaaacaaaaaaaaaaaacaaaaaaaaaagtactctCATTTTTGGAGATAAGTAGGCCAgtgaaacaaaagaaacaaactcGTGTAACTGTTACTTTTAGTAGCTTCTCAAAAAGTGGAATACTAGTgattcatcaaatttattttatgcaaaTCTTATGACTCTGAAAACCAGAACATTTCATGAAGTGACCAGTGAAGAAATTTTGTATGTTGCAGACATTCAaccaaaaaattgaaaaatcttCAAGTTAATTTTTGACAGATATCAAATAagggaaaataataaaaaacgtCCATGtcagtttaattttctttaagaaaaaggtCTTTTAATCAATAAGAGAAAGGGGACAAAAAGAACTCACTCATCTGTAAAAGCAAATACGGTGCCAGAAGGACGATAGTGACTCAATAAGATAGCCATGAAACCCGTTCTAGTGAAGACAACAGTTGAGGTTCCAAGGGTGTTAGACATCATTGTTGCATGGTAAGCAAACATCTCACTCATGTGGTTCTACATTGAACCAGAAATAAAAGACAATCAAATGAAGTGAAATGGATTAAATAGAAATTCAACATGGCAACAACATAGATTGACTTAAACCTTGAACACTGGACCAATGTTTGGTGGCATTTGACCACCCGGTATAGTGGCTTCGGTCCTCAATGCTACTGTATGCATTACTTTCACGGCTTTTAGTGGGAACCTGCAGTATCATACATTAAATCATTCTTTTTGGctcaataataaaatcaaaataattgcATTACTATCACGGCATCAACCATGCCCCTGTTTCTTATAAACCTTAGAAACATTACCATAAAAAGCCCATATTTGTCAAAAAGTCATATACATGATACTACAAACCAAATACAGCATTTTATTCACTTATGATTGTTGAAATAATTAGTAAATCTATGTACTCATTTCGCCTAAGGTAGGGGGTTGAGTATTAGATAATCTTTGTACCTAGTTCTCTGTTCAAGCAGTCTAGGATAATGCTTTTGATGATTCATCTCCCTATTGTATCaaccttaaaatatataaatagagaaccaTGAGAGGGGTTCTTCAAGCCCactagaaatatatttatctgTTTTAATCTCAAGTATGATCAACCATGCTTTCTTTTAATACTTCTAGAATCTAGTGACAGCAGGAGCAGTGAGAGGAGACATATGGTTGACATTGACTCCTCTTCATATCTGACCTGATATGCTTCCTCTACGGGTATGTAAAATACTTGTATTATGGTGTCTTTGGGGGACTAACAGAGGCGATATACAAAAAAAGTGGTTTGAACCGAAAGGATAAATGGTTTCACATGTTACCAGTCCCTAACTTCCTAGACCAGTTGGACACTTGGGGGGCAGGAAAACTATTTACTTACTTTCCATGAGCTGTTTCTCCAGACAACATTATTCCATCCGAGCCTTCTCTAACAGCAATTGCTATATCTGACACCTCTGCTCTTGTTGGAGTTGGGTGAACAATCATGCTTTCTAGCATATTTGTTGCCACAATAACAGCCTTTCCCATGCTACGACACAAGTTGATTATCTCTTCCTACATTAACAGGCATTACAATTGTTAATATGAACTCAACTCAGTTGACATTTGTCCAGCGGAATACATGATACTGATAAAAAAACTAGCATTACTATAGATCCTTGGTTATTAGGTAAAAGGAGTTTACCTGCAAAAGTGGAACCTCTTCGATAGGGAGCTCAGCACCAAGATCTCCTCTGGCAACCATGGCCTAAAAAAGCAAGAAAGCACCAACAATCAGTACAGAAATTATATTAGTTAGAACCACTAagcaaaataaatgaaatataaaaaacgCAAGCCTAAAGAAATAATGTCAGGAATAGGTTAGCACCCCATCAGATGCAGTGATAATTGAGTGCAAATTTGGTATAGAGTCTGCACTTTCAATTTTTACAATGACATGTATATCAACACCACTTCCTGCAACATTGAATTAGAAattcatcatatatataatctaaaaacaCAGCAAACTAATcggatatattttaaattcttttagatATATACTCTTCAAATAATTCTTCAGTTCATGAACCACTTCAGCATCCTTAACAAAGGAAACAGCATAGAagtcaactttgttatcaactCCAAACTTGATATCATCCCAATCCTTCTCTGCAACAAATGAATGTGAATATTAAGTCCATAGGAAACCACCATAACATCAATCCCCAGTAACTACCCTCCCACCCAACTGAAGCACAAAGAGATATACACTAGAATATTGTCAAGATCGGAATTAATAATCTGAATTCTGACCAGTGATTGAAGGCAGTGTAGCACTTTTTCCTCTAACATTCAAATGTCGCCTAGACTTGAGCTCTCCTCCATCAACAACTTCACATTTCACAGAATCCTCTGTCTTAGACTTAACCACCATAGACATCATACCACCTACATAACACATTAAAAAGTAAGGAACATTATgtttaaaccaaaatttcaacaattttaagtGCAAAGGACAAGTGTATACTACTATAAGAGTGTTAAATAATGGGTCCAAACCTTTTTTGGATCCCAAATAGTGGGAACTTTACCCTTGTGAGTGTCAAGTAAGTTGCTTATATGTTGTACATTCTATCTAGCCTATAATATTCTTCTTTGGAATAACATCAGCCTTGCATCTTTCAACagtttaattcatttaataagTCAATTCAAATTTATGTAACGGAGCTAAACAGCATCCCATTATCCTGCACAAACCATCAAGAAAGATGGAAGGCAGCATAAACAGTGttatcacttgtttgtttgcaaacATGATGACAATATGCAATACTTGAGTACAAGCAAATGCTTTCATGATTAAGGCCTTAACCAGAACAAGTCTCTTGGATAAAAAAGATTATCAATGTATctcaaaaacaaattatagCAAAATTTCACCACCAGGTGGCCTCAAGTGGCAAATCTCTGAGAAGGCATTAACTCTGTAACAACCGAGATTAGTCCCCTATTGCAGAGAAaactttttaatgaaatttaaatttatatgcaTATATCACCATAATGTTGGAGTGCTAATTTATCAATCCATGAGTAAAACAAAAAGTATGAGGAATTTGGACACTCTAATTGATCAGTAGATAAACATCATACCATCAACAAGAAGCATATCCCCCACTTCCACATCATTGACAAAATCATCGTAGTTCACACTAACACAATCTGCAGTTCCAACACCTCTCTGAATAGTAAAAGTGAATTCCTGCCCAGGATTCAATATAATAGGTTGTGGCAAATCCCCACTCCTAACTTCAGGACCCTGAGAATGAAGAATGATAAATATTAAGTAACACAGAATCAAATACTCTTGATTTGAAAAGTAGGATGTTTGGGAGGAATTGTGCGCATATGATGCATACTTGACGTTGTGTGAAACAGCTTATATCAAAAACTTACTGAGAGATTTAAAAGGGAAAATCAACTACTCTCAAATTTTATGAAATCAGGCTTGAGCTCTTATTTATAGCTTGAATACAATAAATCAATCGAGGAAAAAGCTGACAGTCTAATAAGCAGTAGTCAACTTGGCCTAATTGCTAGCTAGACATAATTGCATAGCCAAGTGCCAAAATTCTAAACACGAGCTAAGGATTGCTCTTGATCCTTCAACAGTAGAATACTATCTACTGATTAGCTTTAGGGGCTGTGGTATAGGTAAAGAGGTTAACTTTCAGAGGCAATGTGCACTGTATGCTGTTACTTGGAGCACTAAATAACAGTATATCActcatatttttatcaatatttttatcagAGATTGACTATGCACACCACTATCCAGTATTCATATCTATGCTATAAGACCTAACTACAAATACATCGCATTCTCAATGGTTAAAGAAAGAGTGTAATTACACCCACCAAATTATGAATAACTGGCTCTATAACAACGTTAAATAAGATTTACATGACAGAGATCAATGGCACATGCTTCCATATTAAACTATAGCTACTATATGTGTAGCATAATAAGTCAAACCACTATCTCTTAGCCATTTAATTATGATTCCCAGAGCAGAaactaaagtaaaataattatcagCAGTCATAATCAGAATGGAAAGTGTCACAACAAAAGGCTAAGTCATTGCAGCACCCTCCAAGATCTGCGTCATCTTGGTTGCAGTATAACAATCCCAAAGTTATTGACCAAACTATATTAAAAACAGTTAGTGGTTGCATTTGTCTAAAATTTCCCACAATATCAAGGATCAGAGAAAATCGCAACCACAAGCGCAATACAAAACCTTGAATCAAAGTAGACAAAAGCAAACTTTTAATTACCATGTCCAATACAAAATTGTCACGGAGCAAATATACAAGAACAACAAATCCCTGTCCAAAAACACAAAAGCCAAAACAAGATGTTTGAGTATAGAACTAACCAACCTTAGTGTCAAGCATGATTGCAATCACATTGTCCTTGCTTTGAGCATTATATTCCTTAACCAAGTCAATGACTTTCTGATGAGAAGCATGATCCCCATGAGACATATTCAATCGAGCCACGTTCATCCCAGCTTCAGCCAGCTTCCAAATCATTTCCTTGGTATTGGTAGAAGGTCCAATGGTACACACGATCTTTGTCTTGCGCCTAAACGTGGGCTTCGACCACATCCCAGCCGAATTCTCCCCCAATGGCTGCACCCCACGTAAATGTTGCAAATGCTGCTCAATCTAATCACCACAACACAAAATGGGTAAGAACAATTACCCCCGGAAACCCATCcaatgaaaaaatagaaaaacaaaagcaGGAACCTTTGGGTCATCTTCGGGTGACACAGGGATGACTTCAGAAGGGGCAGATTTCCTTGCACTGATCTGAAAGCTTCTGGGGGCGAGTTGGGAGCGTTTGCTACTTTTCCCATGGGAAGGTAACACCGTGGAAGCAAAAGATGGAGGCTTTAACAGGTTTTGAGACCTGTCACGTGCAGATCCAGAAGAGGGGCATAAAAGGGAGCCTTGAATGGAACGTGAGACCGCAACCTGAGCCATAGTTAGAAGAAGCGAAAAATTGTTTGGGGGAGAAAGGAGGGAATGTTAGACGTATAAGAAGAAGGTGAAGGGAAAATGGAAGTTGGAAAAATCGCCGCTATGTTTGACGGATATTCTGAGGAGGCGAGGTAGGGGCAACTTGTTAAGGAGGCCTTGTTCCTATCGAGAAACAACAAAGACTGTACTGTGTTTGTACCTTGTTCTAAATGTTTGATGtggaaatttaattaaaaggaaaatggtTTATGTTTCTTTAAACATGCGGATAACCTAATTTTCCTACTCACTTTTcactcaatttattttaatttgtaaaataatttaataacttgtgttaattaaaaagtaaaattgaataactttgaaaaaattCAACCACAAAGAATATTTTTGGAGGAGGAATTTTAGGATCCAACTTACTCTGAATTTGTCAActtatctaaaaaaaaatagtcaaatatatatataagattaaagtcttctttaaatacattaaaacaataataatataaatttttttaagatacaaccattcttaattttaattggtTATTTAACTAGGATTAACATAGTCCTAATAATGTACActaatgca
Coding sequences:
- the LOC106774584 gene encoding plastidial pyruvate kinase 2, producing MAQVAVSRSIQGSLLCPSSGSARDRSQNLLKPPSFASTVLPSHGKSSKRSQLAPRSFQISARKSAPSEVIPVSPEDDPKIEQHLQHLRGVQPLGENSAGMWSKPTFRRKTKIVCTIGPSTNTKEMIWKLAEAGMNVARLNMSHGDHASHQKVIDLVKEYNAQSKDNVIAIMLDTKGPEVRSGDLPQPIILNPGQEFTFTIQRGVGTADCVSVNYDDFVNDVEVGDMLLVDGGMMSMVVKSKTEDSVKCEVVDGGELKSRRHLNVRGKSATLPSITEKDWDDIKFGVDNKVDFYAVSFVKDAEVVHELKNYLKRSGVDIHVIVKIESADSIPNLHSIITASDGAMVARGDLGAELPIEEVPLLQEEIINLCRSMGKAVIVATNMLESMIVHPTPTRAEVSDIAIAVREGSDGIMLSGETAHGKFPLKAVKVMHTVALRTEATIPGGQMPPNIGPVFKNHMSEMFAYHATMMSNTLGTSTVVFTRTGFMAILLSHYRPSGTVFAFTDEKRVQQRLALYQGVCPVYMEFCDDSEATFKRALDLLLKQGMVKEGEEVALVQSGRQPIWRFQSTHNIQVRKV